In Bacteroidota bacterium, one genomic interval encodes:
- a CDS encoding acyltransferase family protein — MTANKRIVAIDAGRGAAMLFVFLSHFAEVYFHNNHQQVILEKCWHIGMVASPTFMLISGIVLGYLYCINKDNFKRIKLKLIDRGLFLLTIGHVFILFAHVPMTHGIRNALHWTFITDAIALSIITGPLIISYLSKAKRLLLGLSIYIVCLLVIYFWRPVSTMILNILEEELIGTLHKFFFVDNFSILIWFSVYLCGSVIGEIIGELHLEQRDYKIKIFLSQLGILLIASAIGIKFIYHFLLSTGVKENFFFLSNFFQKNPPGPTYLFFYGGIGLLILTFLFWLEEKKWFGHLLNILSNIGKASLIIFIIQYYVYFSVFEILHLAFTKLWLIYFILSVVFIILCGNYWLKKNYNKYFTIINLGKELKELIKNTFKIWKRISTV; from the coding sequence ATGACAGCCAATAAAAGAATAGTAGCGATTGATGCAGGAAGAGGCGCAGCCATGTTGTTTGTCTTTCTTTCTCATTTTGCTGAAGTTTATTTTCATAACAACCATCAACAGGTTATTTTAGAAAAGTGCTGGCATATCGGAATGGTAGCCTCTCCAACTTTTATGTTAATCAGTGGGATTGTACTGGGATACCTTTACTGCATCAACAAAGATAATTTTAAAAGAATTAAACTGAAGTTAATTGACAGGGGCCTGTTTTTACTCACGATCGGGCATGTGTTCATTTTATTTGCACATGTACCCATGACCCATGGGATCAGGAATGCCCTTCACTGGACTTTCATAACCGATGCCATTGCCTTAAGCATTATTACAGGGCCTTTAATCATCAGTTATTTATCCAAAGCCAAACGGCTTCTTCTTGGACTCAGTATTTATATCGTTTGCCTTTTGGTAATTTATTTTTGGCGACCTGTATCCACAATGATTTTGAATATTTTAGAAGAAGAATTAATAGGTACACTTCACAAATTTTTCTTTGTAGACAATTTCTCCATCCTGATCTGGTTTAGTGTATATCTTTGTGGCAGTGTCATTGGAGAAATAATCGGGGAACTTCATCTGGAACAGCGGGATTATAAAATCAAAATATTCCTGTCTCAATTAGGTATATTGTTAATTGCAAGTGCAATTGGGATAAAATTTATTTATCATTTCCTTCTTTCAACTGGGGTTAAAGAAAATTTCTTCTTTCTGTCCAACTTTTTCCAAAAAAATCCCCCAGGCCCAACTTACCTGTTTTTTTACGGAGGAATCGGTTTGCTTATCCTGACATTCCTATTCTGGCTGGAAGAGAAAAAATGGTTTGGCCATCTGCTCAATATTCTTTCAAATATTGGCAAGGCCTCACTAATCATCTTTATAATTCAATATTATGTTTACTTTTCAGTGTTTGAAATTTTACATCTTGCTTTCACCAAACTCTGGCTAATTTATTTTATTCTTTCCGTTGTGTTTATTATACTTTGCGGTAACTACTGGCTAAAGAAAAACTACAACAAATATTTTACAATAATCAACCTGGGTAAAGAGCTGAAAGAACTGATCAAGAATACCTTTAAAATATGGAAAAGAATTTCAACAGTTTAA